One Sphingobacteruim zhuxiongii DNA window includes the following coding sequences:
- a CDS encoding lytic transglycosylase domain-containing protein, with the protein MIKKRVLCSSMLLTVMLLSKLYSNPQPESMTDPFRKALDQSMISKVIETEELSKKNSKDDFYSQISFANEEIPHEKGFFRQRLDKYLSKFAYLKKPSNNIHKKADKLLPRIAKILKSYGIPEDFKYIAVVESSLSPSTTSHKGAGGYWQFMPATARLYGLRVDGNVDERLDLVKSTHAAAKYLKSLHDEFGDWTLAAAAYNVGGGSLRSSLRRQGKDNYYDLKLNAETAAYVYKIISMKTILETS; encoded by the coding sequence ATGATAAAAAAAAGAGTATTATGTAGTAGTATGCTTTTGACTGTTATGTTACTGTCGAAACTATACTCGAATCCACAACCAGAGTCCATGACTGATCCTTTTAGAAAGGCCCTAGATCAGTCGATGATTTCCAAGGTTATTGAGACCGAGGAGTTATCAAAAAAGAATTCCAAGGATGATTTCTATAGTCAAATCTCCTTTGCAAACGAAGAGATCCCACATGAGAAGGGCTTTTTTAGACAACGCTTAGATAAATACCTTAGTAAGTTTGCCTATTTAAAGAAGCCTTCGAATAACATTCACAAGAAAGCGGACAAATTGCTCCCTCGTATCGCTAAAATCCTGAAGAGTTACGGTATACCAGAAGACTTCAAGTATATTGCTGTTGTAGAAAGCAGTTTGAGCCCATCTACGACATCACATAAAGGTGCTGGAGGTTATTGGCAATTTATGCCGGCTACCGCGAGACTTTATGGATTGCGTGTTGACGGCAATGTAGACGAGCGTCTTGATCTTGTTAAATCGACTCATGCTGCCGCGAAATATTTAAAATCACTACATGATGAATTTGGCGATTGGACATTAGCAGCAGCAGCTTACAATGTTGGTGGGGGGAGTCTTCGTTCTTCGTTAAGAAGACAAGGAAAAGACAATTATTACGACCTGAAGCTTAATGCAGAAACCGCAGCGTACGTTTATAAAATCATCTCTATGAAAACTATTTTGGAAACAAGTTAG
- a CDS encoding pyrophosphohydrolase domain-containing protein — protein sequence MTDPKCLNSVAEFHKTFKHPILDSPTIPSEARCKLRVSLIAEELKELQEAIDAKDIVEIADALADIQYVLSGAILEFGLADKFNDLFNEVQRSNMSKACKTEQEAIATQEHYLTKGVESYYKEIDGKYLVFRQGDDKTLKSIAYSPADLKSIIER from the coding sequence ATGACAGACCCTAAGTGTTTAAATTCGGTAGCTGAGTTCCATAAAACTTTCAAGCACCCGATTTTAGATTCACCAACCATTCCTTCAGAAGCTAGATGTAAACTACGTGTATCTTTAATTGCCGAGGAATTGAAGGAACTCCAAGAAGCAATTGACGCAAAAGATATCGTTGAAATAGCAGACGCTCTAGCGGATATACAATATGTTTTATCAGGTGCAATTCTCGAATTTGGACTTGCGGATAAATTCAATGATCTGTTTAATGAAGTGCAGCGGTCCAATATGAGTAAAGCTTGTAAAACAGAGCAAGAGGCTATCGCTACTCAAGAACATTACCTTACAAAAGGGGTAGAATCCTACTATAAAGAAATCGATGGAAAATATTTAGTATTTCGTCAAGGAGATGATAAAACATTAAAATCAATAGCATACTCTCCTGCTGATTTAAAATCAATTATTGAACGATAA
- a CDS encoding pseudouridine synthase: MRLSYFGKNFLTIFVAQFFHNMPFSSNRNSREDNSKKPRSSSDSFRGDKRSSFNSSRDSKSGKPDQDRKFNKFDKSGSRDNKFEKFPREGKFDNRNRDDKFDRSNRDGNSERPARDNKFERPNRDGKFDRTSRDNKFDRSSRDNKFDRPARDNKFDRSSRDNKFDRPARDNNFDRPARDNNFDRPSRDNNFDRPSRDNKFDRPARDNKFDRSSRDNKFDRPSRDNKFGKPQGDRKFGKPRFGSNDDKGFGDKRPSRRFDEAGQDRDSRDRRDNRSDGRTRKPISEKKYNVDANDDGLIRLNRYIANSGICSRRKADELIEAGVISVNGEVVTELGSKVDPATDEIRYNDERLKREKMVYVLLNKPKDYITTTDDPQERKTVMHLVSKATKERIYPVGRLDRNTTGLLLLTNDGNLAEKLSHPRNNISKIYQVELSKNLTQGDFNKIQFGIELEDGLIKPDDLSYVVGASKREVGIQIHSGKNRIVRRIFESLGYEVVKLDRVVYANLTKKDLPRGRWRYLEEKEIVQLKHLMK, from the coding sequence ATGAGATTATCTTACTTCGGTAAGAACTTTTTGACTATCTTTGTAGCTCAATTTTTTCATAATATGCCATTCAGTAGCAACAGGAACAGTCGAGAGGACAACTCCAAAAAACCAAGAAGCAGCTCAGATAGCTTCCGTGGGGATAAAAGATCATCTTTTAACTCTTCAAGAGATTCTAAATCTGGTAAACCAGACCAAGACCGCAAATTCAACAAATTCGATAAATCAGGTTCGCGCGATAATAAATTCGAGAAGTTTCCACGTGAAGGAAAATTCGACAATAGAAATCGTGATGACAAATTTGACCGCTCAAACAGAGACGGAAATTCTGAAAGACCAGCTCGAGATAACAAATTTGAACGCCCGAACAGAGACGGAAAATTTGATAGAACATCTAGAGATAATAAATTCGACAGGTCGTCAAGAGACAATAAATTTGACAGACCAGCAAGAGATAACAAATTCGACAGGTCATCAAGAGATAATAAATTCGACAGACCTGCTAGAGATAACAACTTCGATAGACCTGCTAGAGACAATAACTTTGACAGACCATCTAGAGATAATAACTTCGATAGACCGTCTAGAGACAATAAGTTCGACAGACCTGCTAGAGACAATAAGTTCGATAGATCGTCTCGAGATAATAAATTCGACAGACCATCTCGCGATAACAAATTTGGCAAACCGCAAGGGGACCGTAAATTTGGCAAACCAAGATTTGGCAGTAACGACGACAAAGGATTCGGAGACAAACGCCCTTCTCGTAGATTTGACGAAGCCGGACAAGACAGAGACTCACGCGATCGTAGAGATAATCGTTCAGATGGACGTACAAGAAAGCCAATTTCAGAAAAGAAATATAATGTAGATGCCAACGATGACGGATTAATACGTTTGAATCGTTACATCGCAAATTCAGGAATTTGTTCTCGTCGTAAAGCAGATGAACTAATTGAAGCTGGTGTTATCAGCGTTAATGGTGAAGTTGTGACTGAATTAGGATCAAAAGTAGATCCAGCTACTGATGAAATTAGATATAACGACGAGCGTTTAAAACGCGAGAAAATGGTTTATGTACTTTTAAATAAACCAAAAGATTATATCACGACTACAGACGATCCACAAGAGCGTAAAACCGTAATGCACTTAGTTTCGAAAGCAACAAAAGAACGTATTTACCCCGTTGGTCGCTTAGATAGAAATACTACAGGCTTATTATTATTAACTAATGATGGTAACCTGGCGGAGAAACTTTCTCATCCAAGAAATAATATTAGCAAAATCTACCAAGTTGAATTAAGCAAAAACTTAACACAGGGAGATTTCAATAAAATTCAGTTCGGTATTGAACTAGAAGATGGATTAATCAAACCAGACGACTTAAGCTACGTTGTAGGAGCTTCAAAACGTGAAGTTGGTATTCAGATACATTCTGGCAAAAACAGGATCGTACGCCGCATCTTTGAATCCCTAGGATATGAAGTTGTTAAGCTTGATCGTGTTGTATATGCGAACCTAACAAAAAAAGATCTACCACGTGGTCGTTGGAGATATCTAGAAGAAAAAGAGATTGTTCAATTGAAACATCTTATGAAATAA
- a CDS encoding ISAon1 family transposase → MSASKLRRYYRNKLSGFQDWEHRENARDGLIFPQNISGHLSIDETCLSHGELYTVVTNKEAHGKKGTIVAILSGTKSENIIPILQKIPHRLRNKVQEITLDLAGNMGLIAKRCFSNAVQVIDRFHVQQLATEALQEIRIKHRWQAIEEENQAIEAARKVKETYLPKLLPNGDTVKQMLARSRYLLYKSEHKWTLEQRERAGVLFERYPDVEKAYRLAQELSWIFNTTIDKIYAFTRLAKWADKVEQAGFRSFNTVSRTINIHHKKILNYFDNRSTNASAESFNAKIKAFRSQFRGVGDINFFLFRLTKLFP, encoded by the coding sequence ATATCAGCCAGTAAATTAAGGAGATATTACCGCAATAAACTAAGCGGTTTCCAGGATTGGGAGCATCGCGAAAATGCAAGGGATGGATTGATCTTCCCCCAAAATATCAGCGGCCATCTTTCCATTGACGAGACCTGCCTATCCCATGGGGAGCTCTATACCGTTGTTACCAACAAAGAAGCACATGGTAAAAAGGGGACTATTGTCGCTATACTAAGCGGCACAAAATCAGAGAACATTATCCCCATTCTTCAAAAGATTCCACATCGATTACGCAATAAAGTTCAGGAGATAACACTTGATCTAGCTGGTAATATGGGACTGATAGCCAAAAGATGCTTTTCCAATGCTGTTCAGGTAATAGACCGTTTCCATGTCCAGCAATTAGCCACTGAAGCGCTTCAAGAAATAAGGATAAAGCACCGCTGGCAGGCAATAGAGGAGGAAAACCAAGCTATTGAAGCGGCTAGGAAAGTGAAAGAAACCTATCTGCCAAAACTATTACCCAATGGAGATACCGTAAAACAAATGCTGGCAAGAAGCCGGTACCTGCTTTATAAGAGTGAACATAAATGGACTTTAGAACAAAGAGAAAGGGCTGGTGTACTATTTGAACGATATCCGGATGTTGAAAAGGCCTATAGGCTAGCTCAGGAACTCTCTTGGATCTTCAACACAACAATTGATAAGATCTATGCCTTTACCAGACTAGCTAAATGGGCGGATAAAGTTGAACAAGCTGGCTTCAGGTCATTCAATACCGTCTCCAGAACCATAAATATCCATCACAAAAAAATATTGAACTACTTCGACAACAGAAGTACTAATGCATCCGCAGAGTCTTTCAATGCAAAGATAAAAGCTTTCAGAAGTCAGTTTAGGGGAGTAGGGGATATCAATTTCTTCCTGTTCAGATTGACCAAATTATTTCCTTAA
- a CDS encoding TIGR01212 family radical SAM protein (This family includes YhcC from E. coli K-12, an uncharacterized radical SAM protein.): protein MATQLDNGIKPYNHYGAYLREKYNGQKVFKVIVDGNFTCPNRDGSKGYGGCTYCNVDSFTPDTARKIPSIKEQIENGIERARNSYGAEKFIIYFQPNTNTYAPTHLLKMMYDEALSICPEHTLGLSVGTRPDCLDFEKIALLESYTDRFDVDLEMGMESIYNDTLERINRGCSHDEFISTMKMLSNTSLELCVHTIFGFPWETEEMMLRYADEINKHPQIKFVKLHHLHIVEGSIMGVKYKREPFHLFSLEEYTEFLSKFIPLLRPDIIIQRVFGIADKELLIAPNWGLPKSGIQTRIDKGLELRGVKQGSDYVLV, encoded by the coding sequence ATGGCGACGCAACTTGACAATGGAATAAAGCCTTATAATCACTATGGTGCTTATTTGAGGGAGAAGTATAATGGACAGAAGGTCTTCAAAGTTATTGTAGATGGTAATTTTACATGTCCAAATCGTGATGGTTCGAAGGGTTATGGTGGTTGCACCTATTGTAATGTTGATTCATTTACCCCCGATACTGCGAGAAAGATTCCTTCAATTAAGGAACAGATAGAAAATGGTATTGAACGTGCTCGAAATAGCTATGGCGCTGAAAAGTTTATTATCTATTTCCAACCCAATACAAATACGTATGCACCTACGCATCTATTAAAGATGATGTATGATGAGGCATTGAGTATTTGCCCAGAACATACTTTAGGTTTATCCGTTGGCACTAGACCAGATTGTTTGGATTTTGAGAAGATTGCTCTTTTGGAGAGTTATACGGATCGATTTGATGTGGATTTAGAAATGGGGATGGAGTCGATTTATAACGATACATTAGAACGTATCAATCGCGGTTGTTCACATGATGAGTTTATTTCGACGATGAAGATGTTATCGAATACTTCGCTAGAACTATGTGTTCATACCATCTTTGGATTCCCTTGGGAAACAGAAGAGATGATGTTACGGTATGCTGATGAGATTAATAAACACCCACAGATAAAATTCGTAAAGTTACATCACTTGCACATTGTTGAAGGTTCGATTATGGGTGTTAAATACAAACGTGAACCGTTTCACTTATTTAGTTTAGAAGAATATACTGAGTTTTTAAGCAAATTCATTCCTCTTTTACGTCCTGATATCATTATTCAGCGCGTATTTGGTATTGCGGATAAGGAACTATTGATAGCACCCAATTGGGGCTTACCTAAATCGGGGATACAGACACGTATTGACAAAGGTTTGGAATTGAGAGGTGTCAAACAAGGATCAGACTACGTGCTGGTTTAG
- a CDS encoding ISAon1 family transposase N-terminal region protein, whose product MHDSFKALIPLIIPEGVSNYFEMTHYSQGEGRLDIFLEEMIIIPEEFEHNKLVSKGFYEPVTLQDFPIRGQQVYLHVKRRRWLNQDTDQVVYRNWELVAKGTRITQDFAAFLKGISGQPST is encoded by the coding sequence ATGCACGATTCATTTAAAGCTTTAATACCCCTTATCATTCCTGAAGGAGTTTCCAATTATTTTGAGATGACCCACTATTCTCAAGGCGAGGGTCGCTTAGATATTTTCCTAGAAGAGATGATTATTATCCCAGAGGAATTTGAACACAATAAACTAGTTTCAAAAGGCTTTTATGAACCTGTAACCCTGCAAGATTTTCCTATTCGCGGACAGCAGGTCTATCTTCATGTCAAACGACGCAGATGGCTTAACCAGGATACTGATCAAGTGGTTTACAGGAATTGGGAATTAGTAGCTAAAGGAACGCGGATCACACAGGATTTCGCGGCTTTTTTAAAAGGTATCAGCGGACAGCCAAGCACATAG
- the ccoN gene encoding cytochrome-c oxidase, cbb3-type subunit I, whose product MQVEQFNYDNKIVRDFGIATVTWGIIGMTVGLLIALQLVWPELNFGTQFTTFGRIRPLHTNAVIFAFVGNAIFMGAYYSMQRVLKARMFSDVLSKIHFWGWQLVIVAAAITLPLGITSSHEYAELELPIDIFLTVIWVVFGINMFGTIIKRRERHMYVAIWFYIATFVTVAVLHIVNSIQVPVSFWKSYYVYSGVQDALVQWWYGHNAVAFFLTTPFLGMMYYFLPKMANRPVYSYKLSILHFWSLIFIYIWAGPHHLLYTSLPSWVQSLGVVFSIMLIAPSWGGMINGLLTLRGAWDKVRTEPMLKFMVVALTCYGMATLEGPLLSLKQVNAIAHFTDWIPAHVHIGALGWNGFMTFAVLYWLFPRIYKTNLYSKKLANTHFWIGTLGILFYAIPMYWAAVVQGLMWKDFTPEGVLKYPNFLATTLEILPMHMMRAAGGLMYLVGVILMTYNLIKTVKQGTLVANEPAEAPALEPVHVTERSQHRRLERKPLLFLVMALLAILIGGIVEMIPTFTVSSNVPKISSVKPYTALELQGRDLYIREGCVNCHSQTIRPFRSETARYGEYSKAGEFVYDRPFLWGSKRTGPDLHRIGGKYPNKWHYDHMLDPTITSPGSIMPQYPWLINQDLETKYLTGKMRVMRNLGVPYTDAEINNAVADADAQALVIAKDLAANQVEVEPTKEIIAMIAYLQRLGTDIKSAPKEETQSAEIDKNN is encoded by the coding sequence ATGCAGGTAGAGCAATTTAATTATGACAACAAGATTGTCAGAGATTTTGGAATCGCAACTGTAACATGGGGAATCATCGGAATGACGGTGGGTCTATTAATAGCTTTGCAGCTAGTATGGCCGGAACTGAATTTCGGAACCCAATTTACAACCTTTGGTCGTATCCGACCCTTGCACACCAATGCAGTAATTTTTGCCTTTGTTGGTAACGCCATCTTTATGGGGGCTTATTATTCAATGCAACGCGTACTGAAAGCAAGAATGTTTAGCGATGTCCTAAGTAAAATTCATTTTTGGGGCTGGCAATTGGTTATTGTTGCCGCAGCGATTACACTTCCGTTAGGTATTACTTCATCTCACGAATATGCTGAGTTGGAATTGCCTATCGATATTTTCCTAACAGTAATCTGGGTAGTGTTCGGAATCAATATGTTTGGTACTATCATCAAACGTAGAGAACGTCACATGTATGTGGCTATTTGGTTTTATATCGCCACTTTCGTAACCGTTGCTGTTTTACACATCGTCAACTCCATTCAGGTACCAGTAAGTTTCTGGAAGAGCTATTATGTGTATTCCGGCGTTCAAGATGCATTAGTGCAATGGTGGTATGGACACAATGCTGTTGCATTCTTTTTGACAACACCATTCTTAGGGATGATGTACTACTTCCTACCTAAAATGGCTAACCGCCCTGTATATTCTTATAAATTAAGTATCCTTCACTTTTGGTCCTTAATTTTCATCTACATTTGGGCAGGACCTCACCACTTATTGTATACATCTTTACCAAGTTGGGTTCAATCATTGGGAGTCGTTTTCTCGATTATGTTAATTGCTCCAAGTTGGGGTGGTATGATCAATGGATTGTTGACGCTTCGCGGCGCATGGGACAAAGTTCGTACAGAGCCGATGTTGAAATTCATGGTCGTTGCTTTGACATGTTATGGTATGGCAACCCTAGAAGGTCCATTATTATCCTTAAAACAAGTAAATGCTATCGCACACTTTACCGATTGGATTCCAGCGCACGTACACATTGGTGCATTAGGATGGAACGGATTTATGACGTTTGCGGTACTTTATTGGTTGTTCCCAAGAATTTACAAAACTAACCTATACTCTAAGAAATTAGCAAATACCCACTTCTGGATCGGTACATTAGGAATTTTATTCTATGCGATTCCGATGTATTGGGCAGCGGTTGTACAAGGATTAATGTGGAAAGACTTTACTCCTGAAGGTGTATTGAAATACCCTAACTTCCTAGCGACCACATTGGAAATTCTACCGATGCACATGATGCGTGCTGCCGGAGGTTTGATGTACCTAGTAGGTGTGATTTTAATGACCTACAACTTAATTAAAACAGTAAAACAAGGAACACTTGTTGCGAACGAACCTGCAGAAGCACCTGCTTTAGAGCCTGTTCATGTAACAGAACGTTCTCAACACCGTCGTTTAGAGCGTAAGCCACTATTATTCTTAGTGATGGCTTTACTTGCCATATTAATTGGTGGTATCGTTGAAATGATCCCAACATTCACGGTAAGTAGCAACGTTCCTAAAATTAGCTCGGTAAAACCATATACCGCATTAGAACTTCAAGGTCGTGACTTATATATCCGAGAAGGATGTGTGAATTGTCACTCACAAACTATTCGTCCGTTCCGATCAGAGACTGCACGTTATGGTGAATATAGTAAGGCTGGAGAGTTCGTTTATGACCGTCCATTCTTATGGGGATCAAAACGTACAGGTCCAGATTTACATCGTATTGGAGGAAAATATCCTAATAAATGGCACTATGACCATATGTTAGATCCAACTATTACTTCTCCAGGTAGTATAATGCCTCAATATCCTTGGTTAATCAATCAAGATTTAGAGACTAAATATTTAACTGGTAAAATGCGTGTAATGCGTAATCTAGGGGTCCCTTATACGGATGCTGAGATTAACAATGCTGTTGCAGATGCAGATGCGCAGGCGCTTGTAATCGCTAAAGATTTAGCAGCAAATCAGGTTGAAGTAGAACCGACAAAGGAAATCATAGCGATGATTGCCTACCTACAACGTTTAGGAACTGATATCAAGTCGGCTCCGAAAGAGGAGACGCAATCGGCGGAAATTGATAAGAATAATTAA